The Rattus norvegicus strain BN/NHsdMcwi chromosome 20, GRCr8, whole genome shotgun sequence genomic interval AAAGAAAGAACATAACCAAAAAATTGTGGGTCTGGGCCAGGTCTTGCCGTCCAAGCCTGACCTGAGATTGATACCAGGAGCCACATAAAGGCAGAAAAGAGCCCACGCCACAAAGTGGTCCTCtgacgcacacgcgcacacactcacatagatttttttttttcaaaagaaatatctccgggctggagaggtggctcagaggataagagcactgactgctcttccagaggtcctgagttcaattcccagcaaccacatggtggctcacaaccatctgtaactccagttccaggaggcaTGGTACCTCTTAGTACACATGCTGCTCCTATATAAGTATACCTATATAATGGGTAAGAAGAAAAGGTACATTTCAGTATGGACCTTGGAGTATTGAGAGAGACAAAgacgcagacagacagagacagagagacacagagacagagacacatgtgGGCCTCTCCTTACCCCAGCTCCTGGATAGAGCCAGCGTAGCTGACTCAACAGCCATAAACACATAAGCTTTtggtctgtttttggttttttttccaagacaaggattctctgtgtagctctggctgttctggaactcactctgtcgaccaggctggcctcagagattcatttgcctctgcctccttagtgctgggattcaaggcgtGCACACCACCACCAAGTAACGTCACTTTAATCAcaggactttttaaaaactaagtaGACAGATTGGTCAGGACCTACAGGTGCTAAAAGCTCCTGTTTCTAAATTAAAACAAGTTAGAGTCCCTTGCAGAAAAAGaggcttgggggttggggatttagctcagtggtagagcgctcgcctagcaagcgcaaggccccgagttcgggccccagctccaaaaaaaaaaaaaaagaaagaaagaaaaagaaaagaggcttGAAGTCACTTGAAAAGATTATCTTTCCATAATCAGTTTGCTTTGGTATTAGTCAAGTCACAGTCCACAAACATCGACTTTCAAATTGCGAAACTGTACATTTATCTGTTTGTGGTTGTGGGAAGCTTGCTGGGCAATACGAGACCCATTTTCCATTAGGTCTTCAATTGAAGGCCTAACTAAGCATGTGCTTCATTGTTAAGCTTGGGAGTCCCGTCAGGACTCGATGGTACCTCATGTGCACAAGGCCCCTCCGAGTTAACTGGTCAAGTGTGTTAGATGTTTCTTACAAGGCTGACCCGTCATGAGCAGCTGTCAAGGGCAGCAACTTCTTAAGCAACAGCAATGGGTCAACAAAAACAGGAACTTGTcaataatgggggggggggttatacAATAAAAATAGAGCTACTcatgggagtgggaggggttccCCCTCAGTGTCCTGTAGAGGCAACAGGGCAGTGTTTACCCAGCTGGTGCTGGGCCCTCGGCTGTACGTGCACTGAATGGAGGAAAGCAATTGACTGAGAGCCCATCGTActcattatttgtgtgtgtgtttctttgtcttttcttcttttttttttttttgataaaatttacaaaaatgtTGACAATGCATCATTTTACTGAAATCACAAAATATTGATAGAAATTATTCTCTAAACAGACTTATGGatgacaaaacaagaaaaattcagataaaattaaaggaatctctctctctctcctctggttTATTTGCTTTCATTAGTTTTAGGAAGTGAGTTATGGCCTCCTAAGATTGACAGGTTGAGGTTCTTCGGAGACAAGTATTTTGAAGACAGGAATAAATTAAAGTGAAGCCGTGAAAACAGACCCTGATCTGGATTACTGATATCTATGAAGAGTAAACAGGGACAAGAGGCCGTATGATGTTCAACCAAGAGAGAGGCCACCTGCGAGACATGGGCGGCGCAGAAGTGCGCTGACCAACCCTTGGACTTTGAGCGTCACAAACTGCAAGGCATACTGGAGCCTCCAGAGGCGTTTTGTTACAGCAGCTAGAGCAGAGTGATACTGTCTGTACTGAAATTTCATAAGAGGAAGCACTTTATGGCTTTTTATTTTgccttggtttggttttcttgaaTTGGGTCTCCCGTGGCCTGTGCTGTCCAGTGGCTATGTGGCCACAGCTGGCCCTGAACCTCCGTCCTCTGCTTCCATGACCCaactgctggaattacaggtgtgtgtcaacacatctgtctagaaaatatattttcggggttggggatttagctcagtggtagagcgcttgcctaggaagcgcaaggccctgggttcggtccccagctccgaaaaaaaagaaccaaaaaaaaaaaaaaaagaaaaaagaaaatatattttctaaattcatGCACCCATCTATCTGTTTattatgggtgtgggtgtgttcGTGCCACTACaagagtgtggaggtcagaggacaggctTCAGGAGTTGGTCTTTCCTCCATGCAGCCCTGGGGCTGCAACTCAacctgtcaggcttggcagcaagtgcccttccctgctgagccatcttccagtcCACAGGAAACAAGGGCAGGAGGGCTAAGAGTTTAAGGATAGCAGCATAAAGAGGCTTAGGGCCAGCCTGTGCTAGAGCTTGAGAATAACTACATAGAGAAGCTTGGGGCTAGCCTGTGCTATGTGGCTGCATATAGACTCCACCCAAAAATccacataaatgaatgaatgagtactAAATGCATATATAAACTTCgaggaaattatttatttcactcTATGAAATTCAGACAAGTAAGTCTACATTTCAGTTTAAAACAAAATCTAGAAGACATTTTTGTATGTCTAGCGAAGCTAGGGATCATGGGACACCAACGGGGAGTGatttttaacagatatctacaagTAACATTAacaggaaaaacataaaatacaaacTACATAGGATCTAAGTATAGTCTTAGAAACAAGTGTGTCTGAGAGCCTTAATTGACTCAAATACTGAAATAAACTACAACTTACAACAATTTCCTCAAACAACATGAGGGGTAGGAAGTAACAATCAATGTTACAGAGTGTAcgggaggtcctgggttcaatccccagcacaaaaTAACACAAAGCACACTGTAATAATGGGTTCAAGGTTGGGGGACTTGACCATACTGAGCaactcacaaacacagacagcATTTTAAAGCTATGAACAAAGACTGGCTTTGGCAGCACGGATGAAGGCCTCACCCTCCCTCACAGAGCAACGACACTTCAGATTTCATAGTTTCTGAACTTCCTTAGGAGTTCTGAGGGAGTGTCGCCAGACCAGCGGAAATGGAGGTGGCCACAGTTCCAGTCTGAGAGACCtttagaagagggaagagaagcacTTCAAATCAGAGGTAAGCAGAGTCGAACTACCATACTGAAACAGTTTGGGGATAAGGCTCtactacagggctggagagatggctcagtagttaagagcactgactgctcttccagaggtcctgagttcaattcctagcagccacatggtggctcacaaccatctgtaatgggatcagatgctgtcaacaggtgtgtctgaagagaatgacagtgtacccacatacatgaaataaatcttttaaaaaaaagatgtaaacCAATTCTCAAGTCGACATTGCTGTGCCTACTAGGACAGGCTGAGGACAGCTGTAGTACAACCCATGATCTTTGATATCTCTGGTCATCTCTTGTAGAGAGCTAGGCAACATAACTTACCCGGAGAGTCTGGGTTTTGTGGGGAGATGCCTTTCTCTGGGGACTCAGATTCCTTTTGCATCATTTTCTCTGGGGTTGAGTCTGGGTCCCCTTGCTTGGTTTCTCTTTGCTCACTCCGTTCCTTGTTTTGAGCTGTGTTGGTGTAAGTCTGCTCACTTCCTTCCAGCATCAAGTCTTTCTTACTTCTGACAGCCCAATGCATCGACTAGATTAATTAAGAAGAGATACACAAACATCATTTGTTTCTTACATTTGGTTATTTGTTGAAGGGTGCATTTGGGGTGCCAGCAGAGACATCATTCAGGAGCCCATTCTCCTTCCGCCAAGAGAGTTCTGGGATCACACTTAGGTAACCAGTGGCATCTTTACCCACCAAGACATCTCACCAACTCAGGTTCCCCACCACATCCCTGTCAAACATAGTCAGGTTAGTCTGGACCACTGAGCTTTTGTTTGGCTGTGTGGGGCTGGAGGTTAGGATACTTTGTTGTTATGTAGATTTCCAGAATAGAAACAGAGAAGGTGGGGGGATTATCTTCCTCCTGAAGGGCTGGGAATAGTTCAGTGGCAGAATGCTGGCCTAGCTGACAGATCTTGGGTTAAGTCATGATCCACAAAAGGGGGGTTGGGAGAATAAGGGCTATGAAAAAGGAGTGATTAAGAAGTTTAAGAATTaagaaaagccaggcatggtggcactcaagacactcaggaggcaggagcagacgAATTTCTGatttcaaggctaacctggtctacataactaGTCCAGGCCATCTAGGGCTATAGAGGAAAatgttgtctcaaaaaaaaaaaaaaaaatttgagctTAGAGAACTGAAATTGTAAACTATAAAAGTCACCATTTAGGGCCAGTGAAAGGGATCactgggtaaaggagcttgccaccaagcctgaccagTTGAGTTCAaacctcaggacacacagagtaGAAGGCAATAACTGACTCCTAAAGCTGTCTTCggtcctccacatgtgtgccacagcagacacacatgtacacccatacacacacacatgcacacacatatatatgtatacccaTATATaaacactcaccacacacacccacatgcacgaacacacatataaacacacatacacataccacacaaacacacacatacatacacacacatgtacacatatacacaccacacactacacatagctaccacacacacagcacacacatgcacacacatacatgcacgcatgtatacacacatgtatacccttacacac includes:
- the Dnajc12 gene encoding dnaJ homolog subfamily C member 12, whose protein sequence is MDAILNYRPEGSEDYYTLLGCDELSSVEQILAEFKVRALECHPDKHPENSKAVETFQKLQKAKEILSNAESRARYDHWRRSQMSMSFEQWEALADSVKTSMHWAVRSKKDLMLEGSEQTYTNTAQNKERSEQRETKQGDPDSTPEKMMQKESESPEKGISPQNPDSPGLSDWNCGHLHFRWSGDTPSELLRKFRNYEI